A genome region from Streptomyces sp. SAI-135 includes the following:
- a CDS encoding ATP-binding protein, giving the protein MSESSSPAYGNSFNESSSAADARLRQNKLLRSFVGRQEELERFGAALERDTGSLVILALHGPGGIGKTALLQRFAVEARRRGLHVVEVDAGRINPTEEAFEVASDVATAERIVVLVDAVDRLDRPEGWLRDRLLAGLPRDSLVVLASRRPPSLMWQTDPTWADTLEILPLHPLHPAESAHLLHTTIRGRITDRRARLAFASGHPLVLRVIGRDPGSTTMGDWQPSPHVVEELLDGVVGTVPSLAHRRALEICAHLTEVTEDALRLFLPDHAHEVFDWMRRQPYTVSRRSGLRLLAVVGEALDKDLKWRAPSSYRSMHQEVRAHVTHLIRSGPESASLQAAAMFNHVQIMGRWLPGFDWTDRDEHTHESTFGAEGISAALDMADEVLDADSVKIFNFWLHRRPNSFRLYRSARSGEIVGCIGLLTFDRWDAVETSIDPVVAHIRNHVETNRELRSGQQVQLIRFALVRRRPAERPAVLARMMARITREILNQDQLQWTFHVAGSDDSTARLLEYADFHRLPRTPLLMGQGITLWEHDWGLRGMDEWISMLDDQVVSGPRRYDSVRYPRRTRLSRAAFDLAVHDALRNWHRSERMAANPLLRATFVASLPGDPEKNLRHLIVQAIEAIAEGARTKQQKAVVRATYLEGGSTQQAIARKLSLSFSTYRRYLKQGIEQVCWQLWKRETTLTADRLAVPHAGDPRSGRPANPVEAS; this is encoded by the coding sequence ATGAGCGAGTCAAGCAGCCCTGCATACGGCAACTCATTCAACGAGTCATCAAGTGCAGCCGACGCACGCCTACGACAGAACAAGTTACTGCGGTCTTTCGTAGGCAGGCAGGAAGAACTGGAGCGGTTTGGCGCTGCGCTGGAGCGTGACACGGGCTCACTCGTGATCCTGGCGCTTCACGGCCCCGGGGGAATCGGCAAGACAGCGCTCCTGCAACGTTTCGCCGTCGAGGCCAGGCGGCGCGGCCTGCACGTTGTCGAGGTCGACGCGGGACGAATCAACCCGACTGAGGAGGCCTTCGAAGTCGCGTCGGACGTCGCCACAGCGGAGCGCATCGTCGTACTCGTCGACGCCGTGGACCGTCTCGACCGTCCGGAAGGCTGGCTGAGGGACCGGCTCCTTGCTGGACTCCCCCGAGACTCGCTGGTGGTACTCGCGAGCCGCCGTCCTCCCAGCCTGATGTGGCAGACCGATCCGACATGGGCCGACACACTTGAAATCCTTCCTCTGCACCCTCTGCATCCGGCTGAGTCAGCGCATCTCCTACACACCACGATCCGCGGCCGGATCACCGACCGTAGGGCCAGGCTCGCATTCGCCAGCGGTCACCCCCTGGTTCTACGCGTGATTGGTCGCGACCCAGGTTCTACCACCATGGGTGATTGGCAGCCTTCACCACACGTCGTCGAAGAGCTTCTCGATGGCGTGGTGGGCACTGTTCCGTCGCTGGCCCATCGTCGAGCCCTCGAAATCTGTGCACACCTGACCGAGGTCACGGAGGACGCACTCCGTTTGTTCCTACCCGACCACGCGCACGAGGTATTCGACTGGATGCGGCGGCAGCCCTACACCGTAAGCCGCCGCTCCGGTCTGCGTTTGTTGGCCGTGGTGGGCGAGGCGCTGGACAAGGATCTCAAATGGCGGGCGCCCAGCTCCTATCGGTCGATGCACCAAGAGGTGCGGGCTCATGTAACCCACTTGATTCGCAGCGGTCCTGAATCAGCCTCCCTACAGGCCGCTGCCATGTTCAACCACGTTCAAATCATGGGGAGATGGCTGCCTGGCTTCGACTGGACCGATCGCGACGAGCACACACACGAGAGCACGTTCGGCGCCGAAGGCATCTCCGCAGCCCTGGACATGGCAGATGAGGTACTCGACGCCGATAGTGTCAAGATCTTCAACTTCTGGCTCCACCGACGGCCGAACAGCTTCCGCCTATACCGATCAGCCCGATCGGGAGAAATCGTTGGCTGTATCGGCCTGTTGACCTTTGATCGCTGGGATGCGGTGGAGACCTCTATCGATCCCGTGGTCGCCCACATCCGCAACCACGTCGAAACCAACCGCGAACTACGGTCCGGTCAACAGGTGCAACTGATCCGCTTCGCCCTCGTCCGTCGACGCCCTGCGGAGCGGCCGGCCGTCCTGGCCAGGATGATGGCCCGGATCACCCGGGAAATCCTGAACCAAGACCAATTGCAGTGGACTTTCCATGTCGCGGGTTCGGACGACTCGACGGCACGCCTGCTGGAGTACGCAGATTTTCATCGCCTGCCCCGGACCCCCTTGCTGATGGGGCAAGGCATCACGCTATGGGAACACGACTGGGGCTTGAGGGGGATGGACGAATGGATCAGCATGCTGGACGACCAGGTGGTCTCCGGACCCCGACGCTACGACAGTGTGAGATACCCGCGCCGAACCCGCCTGTCCAGAGCTGCATTTGACCTCGCTGTGCACGACGCCCTGCGTAACTGGCACCGGTCGGAACGTATGGCTGCCAATCCGCTACTGCGCGCCACATTCGTCGCTTCCCTGCCTGGTGACCCGGAAAAGAATCTGCGACACCTGATCGTGCAGGCGATCGAAGCCATCGCAGAAGGCGCCAGGACGAAACAGCAGAAGGCGGTGGTCCGTGCCACCTACTTGGAGGGCGGCAGCACGCAACAGGCCATAGCCCGCAAACTGTCACTGTCCTTCAGCACATATCGCCGCTACCTCAAACAAGGCATCGAACAGGTCTGCTGGCAACTGTGGAAACGCGAAACGACCCTGACAGCTGACCGCCTCGCCGTTCCGCACGCTGGGGACCCCCGTTCGGGTCGCCCGGCCAACCCGGTCGAAGCAAGCTGA
- a CDS encoding WhiB family transcriptional regulator codes for MPDSHWRERGLCRTGNPDDLFVKGAAQHRAKARCTGCPVDTECLAYALDGRIEFGVWGGMTERERRALLRRRPTVASWQRLLEDARAQQQSTPPACAGESLHTPHRAC; via the coding sequence ATACCGGATTCCCATTGGCGTGAGCGCGGATTGTGCCGGACCGGCAATCCGGACGACCTTTTCGTCAAGGGGGCCGCGCAGCATCGAGCGAAGGCTCGATGCACCGGCTGTCCCGTGGACACCGAGTGCCTGGCCTACGCGTTGGACGGCCGCATCGAGTTCGGAGTCTGGGGCGGTATGACCGAGCGTGAGCGGCGGGCACTGCTGCGCCGTCGTCCGACCGTCGCGTCATGGCAGCGCCTGCTGGAGGACGCCCGCGCGCAGCAGCAGAGCACTCCCCCGGCCTGCGCCGGCGAGTCGCTCCACACGCCGCACCGAGCCTGCTGA
- a CDS encoding transposase, with the protein MTPSGGFTALFRIRCEQRDHARRWVIGLDGNARHMLNLASPKSTVKIERSILCGPDVPRTTSPALLCTATCSRFLIGGRASQRGDSPMFIPVLDGLWIPRRGPGRPRRRPDRVRGDKAYSSRDNRAHLRPRGVKATIAQPPDDRRSKRRRRGPAGGHPTVFDKAQHGRRSAVERCATKWKQFRAVATRYDKRDYIFNGTLTITATVIWLRDTVQEPSEAP; encoded by the coding sequence ATGACACCTTCGGGAGGGTTCACGGCTCTCTTCCGGATCCGGTGTGAGCAACGTGACCACGCTCGACGATGGGTGATCGGACTTGATGGGAACGCTCGCCATATGTTGAATCTAGCTTCGCCAAAGAGCACCGTCAAGATAGAACGTTCTATCTTATGCGGACCAGACGTGCCACGGACGACCTCGCCAGCATTGCTCTGCACAGCGACCTGTTCGCGCTTCCTGATCGGCGGCCGAGCCAGTCAGAGGGGTGACAGCCCCATGTTCATCCCCGTGCTGGACGGTTTATGGATCCCGCGCCGCGGACCCGGCCGGCCGCGTCGCCGTCCCGATCGTGTCCGCGGCGACAAGGCCTACTCCAGCCGCGACAACCGCGCCCATCTGCGGCCGCGAGGAGTCAAGGCGACCATCGCCCAGCCGCCCGATGACCGGCGGTCCAAGCGCAGGCGCAGAGGCCCAGCCGGCGGGCACCCAACGGTCTTCGACAAGGCCCAGCACGGCCGCCGCAGTGCCGTCGAGCGGTGCGCGACCAAGTGGAAGCAGTTCCGCGCTGTCGCCACGCGCTACGACAAACGCGACTACATCTTCAATGGCACCCTGACCATCACCGCGACCGTCATCTGGCTCCGCGACACAGTCCAAGAGCCATCAGAAGCGCCCTGA
- a CDS encoding LuxR C-terminal-related transcriptional regulator — protein MTPTGSKRRSEYRRLGNSVKILSPVIHHSGSDVVVAPLLGGGTADVGISELLFCAVCAKALRTRELGSRISAHYCSNACRQRAYRRRLKAREVGATASYGVLNQLSSFVGRTEELAELGRLLRDTRLLTLTGPGGVGKTRLAVELAGRARRSGRYEVILVELASLTSDDQAQQRIVGALRDATENGFSITATPNLSGPGTSDRLLVLDGCDHIVEGCGRLLNELLGRLPRLRVMVTSRQPLGLPGETVHSVTGLAQPDPDGRFLFIDHLRSDAVRLFIDRARAVVADFQLTEENAETVAAICARLDGVPLFIEMAARLVRAFPLSEIHNGMRDCLPLLTAGWRTADRRHQSLRATFDWSYDRLTPTERILFRRLSVLQGGFRPDAVAAVAVDENISAAMLPALLASLEAKSLITRYTTDREDSTRLRMLEAIRHYGHEKLCAAGEERGTYSRLAHWLTEIARPIQATGVTPLRTFERLTEERDNLAHVLRYLTDNGDERRHLLAVALAIAEAQQGSKYATRRPLAGTLDATAADPRHRSLVLGGMALLALRHGDHDESVRRARQAVQLERRNAPGPALIRVLLLLSMATEMCGDEDTALAKLQESLEISRLLDDKLSIAVCLSNLARHHLVRGNLARATRQIDEVLPVLRAEAPPSWLHIALVTAGALALERDDCSAAEEYFSGPLRSAADDESGVIYSIEGMAVASVRARQFERGLRLISAAEALGRKTAQSTRPWWRELVGAAKATAVKALPPTRANAAVEAGHGMLRDQAVAYALRHDRASTPEAVSGDPLNRREWEMINLLAEGHTNRLIAEHMHLSVRTVEGHLRGIRTTLGLRSRAHIAAWAAQRRPAA, from the coding sequence ATGACACCGACCGGATCAAAACGTCGCTCCGAGTACCGCAGGCTCGGCAACTCCGTCAAGATTCTGAGCCCTGTTATCCACCACTCTGGATCTGATGTCGTGGTCGCGCCTTTGCTGGGTGGCGGCACTGCTGACGTGGGTATATCGGAACTGTTGTTCTGCGCGGTATGTGCCAAGGCATTACGCACGCGCGAGCTGGGGAGCAGGATATCGGCGCATTACTGTTCGAACGCCTGCCGTCAGCGTGCCTACCGTCGTCGTCTGAAGGCACGGGAAGTAGGTGCCACGGCTTCCTATGGAGTACTCAACCAGCTGAGCAGCTTCGTCGGCCGCACCGAGGAATTGGCCGAGTTGGGACGGTTGTTGCGTGATACTCGATTGTTGACGCTGACCGGACCTGGAGGCGTCGGTAAGACACGACTGGCGGTCGAGTTGGCCGGGCGAGCGCGGCGTAGCGGGCGCTACGAGGTCATCCTGGTGGAGCTTGCTTCGTTGACCAGCGATGACCAGGCACAGCAGAGAATCGTTGGGGCACTGCGAGACGCTACCGAAAACGGGTTTTCGATCACGGCGACGCCGAATCTCTCCGGTCCCGGCACCAGCGACCGGCTGCTGGTGCTGGACGGCTGCGACCACATAGTCGAAGGCTGCGGGCGACTGCTGAACGAGTTGCTTGGCCGACTGCCGCGGTTGAGGGTGATGGTCACCAGCCGGCAACCGCTGGGGCTACCCGGAGAGACGGTGCACTCGGTCACCGGACTGGCCCAGCCCGATCCGGACGGACGGTTCTTGTTCATCGATCATCTGCGGTCGGATGCCGTTCGCTTGTTCATCGACCGGGCGCGGGCGGTCGTAGCAGACTTCCAACTCACCGAAGAGAACGCCGAGACCGTGGCCGCGATATGCGCTCGGCTCGACGGTGTTCCTCTGTTCATCGAAATGGCTGCTCGGCTGGTACGGGCATTTCCGTTGAGCGAGATCCACAATGGAATGCGTGACTGTCTTCCCCTGCTCACCGCTGGTTGGAGGACGGCGGATCGACGTCATCAGAGTCTGCGGGCGACGTTCGACTGGAGCTATGACCGGCTGACGCCAACGGAGCGGATTCTGTTCCGTCGGTTGTCGGTGCTGCAGGGCGGTTTCAGGCCGGATGCTGTTGCGGCTGTTGCAGTCGACGAAAACATTTCGGCCGCGATGCTCCCCGCTCTACTCGCGAGCCTTGAAGCCAAGTCCCTCATTACCCGGTACACCACCGACCGTGAGGATTCGACGCGGCTGCGGATGCTGGAAGCCATTAGACACTACGGACATGAAAAACTCTGTGCTGCAGGTGAAGAGCGGGGAACGTACAGCCGTTTAGCGCACTGGCTCACTGAGATCGCGAGGCCGATTCAGGCGACCGGGGTGACGCCGCTGAGAACGTTCGAGCGGCTGACGGAGGAGCGCGACAACCTCGCACACGTCCTGAGGTACTTGACGGACAACGGTGATGAGCGCAGGCACCTACTGGCCGTGGCGCTTGCCATAGCAGAAGCTCAGCAAGGCTCCAAGTACGCCACCCGCAGGCCGCTGGCAGGCACCCTGGACGCCACCGCTGCAGACCCACGCCATCGCAGCCTCGTGCTTGGCGGCATGGCGCTGCTCGCCTTGCGACACGGTGACCACGACGAGTCCGTACGTCGCGCGCGACAGGCTGTGCAGTTGGAACGCCGCAACGCCCCGGGACCGGCACTCATCCGTGTGCTGTTGCTGTTGAGCATGGCGACGGAGATGTGCGGCGACGAAGACACCGCCCTCGCGAAACTGCAGGAATCCTTGGAGATCAGCCGCCTTTTGGACGACAAGCTCAGCATCGCTGTCTGTCTGAGCAACCTCGCCCGGCATCACCTGGTGCGAGGGAACCTGGCGCGGGCCACACGGCAGATTGACGAAGTGCTCCCCGTGCTGCGTGCCGAGGCTCCACCGAGCTGGCTGCACATCGCTCTTGTTACGGCAGGTGCTCTAGCCCTTGAGCGCGATGACTGTTCGGCGGCGGAGGAGTATTTTTCCGGGCCACTGCGGAGTGCTGCAGACGATGAGTCCGGGGTCATCTACTCGATTGAAGGCATGGCAGTTGCCTCTGTGAGAGCCCGCCAGTTTGAACGAGGACTTCGACTCATCTCGGCAGCCGAGGCGCTCGGCAGGAAGACTGCGCAGAGCACACGACCCTGGTGGCGGGAGCTTGTCGGGGCGGCGAAGGCCACGGCGGTGAAAGCGTTGCCGCCGACGCGGGCCAATGCCGCGGTCGAAGCCGGCCACGGAATGCTGCGAGACCAGGCTGTTGCATATGCCTTGAGGCATGATCGCGCGTCGACGCCGGAGGCAGTCAGCGGCGACCCGCTGAACCGGCGTGAATGGGAGATGATAAATCTCTTGGCCGAGGGGCATACGAATCGGCTGATCGCTGAACACATGCACCTGTCGGTGCGCACGGTCGAAGGCCACCTCCGCGGCATTCGTACCACGCTCGGTCTGCGTTCCCGTGCCCACATAGCCGCTTGGGCCGCTCAGCGCAGACCGGCGGCATAA
- a CDS encoding LuxR C-terminal-related transcriptional regulator has translation MPAQLDSLIGRSDELVELRQLARTTRLLTLTGPAGVGKTRLALELVRLEQRGRRTEVRLVELGSVSEGEQVRRRITAALVQSDDRGTAVAGTRSVANTDRDWLLVLDNCEHVIDDCGTAVSALLHRYPRLRILATSRESLRLPGEVVYSLSGLGVPDPAENQSLTSMLRSDAVRLFVDRAQAVSEFQLTDDNAAHVGALCAGLDGLPLALQLAAEIVGTFPPAQVHRLLDDRLALLTCARRTAEPRHRSLRSAIGWSYDLLTPEERSLMRSLSLLPGGFGLDAAVVLAEDKGIPASEVPELLVGLETKSLIVACSGRASSARFRMLESIQCYAQERLRAEGEEPQVYDRLVDWFTELACPLRDMALTPAASCLRLQEERDNLQHLVQWLSGGSDPRQLLLVAALALTDIHQGQHTAQHRKTLARALECTASASDDRSTVLATAALLSVAEGDYDEAVGLARQAVKFERRRPRRHEPRLARAVLALSIVRTTRGDQGARTDLEECLEISTGLGDSVTTAFCMSLLAWLSMLDGDGAQAAWLVDEALPALRAGAGPAPLRAALCIAGILALDRHDLAGAEAYFTESLHGMHHSDGAGLALWGLAMTAVRGRRFERGLRLCAAVERPGVFARPAWHPWFQARLEEAMATALNALPKARAAGALAVGREMGPRQIVDYAVKGRLGVPSGVQSTERGTHGMAGSDDPLSPREWEVIALVTMGLTNRQVAARMHLSVRTVEAHIRNIRMALDLRSRTHVAAWGSRRANAIPREAPSLSETA, from the coding sequence GTGCCGGCCCAGCTGGACAGTCTCATCGGACGGTCGGACGAGCTGGTGGAGCTGAGGCAGCTGGCGCGCACCACTCGGCTGCTGACCCTGACAGGGCCGGCTGGCGTGGGCAAGACCCGCCTGGCACTGGAACTGGTCAGGCTGGAGCAGCGAGGCAGGCGCACTGAGGTCCGGCTGGTGGAGCTGGGCTCAGTGTCCGAGGGCGAGCAGGTGCGTCGGCGTATCACCGCTGCACTCGTCCAGAGCGACGACAGGGGTACCGCGGTCGCGGGGACGAGGAGTGTGGCGAACACCGACCGCGATTGGCTGCTGGTGCTGGACAACTGCGAGCATGTGATCGACGACTGCGGTACGGCCGTCAGCGCGCTACTCCATCGCTATCCTCGCTTGCGTATCCTGGCCACCAGCCGTGAGTCGCTGCGGCTGCCCGGCGAGGTGGTGTACTCACTGAGTGGTCTCGGCGTGCCGGATCCGGCTGAGAACCAATCGCTCACCAGCATGCTCCGCTCAGACGCGGTCCGGCTCTTCGTTGACCGGGCACAGGCCGTTTCCGAATTCCAGCTCACCGATGACAACGCCGCGCATGTCGGCGCGCTCTGCGCGGGACTCGATGGGCTGCCGCTGGCGTTGCAACTGGCGGCCGAGATCGTAGGGACCTTTCCGCCGGCGCAGGTTCACCGCCTGCTGGACGATCGCCTGGCTCTACTGACCTGTGCACGACGTACGGCGGAACCGCGTCACCGAAGTCTGCGATCGGCGATTGGTTGGAGTTACGACCTGCTGACGCCAGAAGAGCGATCACTGATGCGGTCGCTGTCGCTGCTGCCAGGTGGGTTCGGTCTGGACGCCGCCGTGGTCCTCGCTGAGGACAAGGGCATTCCCGCGTCGGAGGTACCGGAGCTGCTCGTCGGCCTGGAGACCAAGTCTCTCATCGTCGCCTGTTCTGGAAGGGCGAGTTCCGCTCGTTTCCGGATGCTGGAGTCGATTCAGTGCTACGCCCAGGAGCGACTGCGCGCGGAGGGTGAAGAGCCACAGGTCTACGACCGCCTGGTCGACTGGTTCACGGAACTCGCGTGTCCGCTCCGCGACATGGCGCTGACGCCTGCTGCGAGTTGTCTGCGGCTGCAGGAGGAACGCGACAACCTTCAGCATCTGGTGCAGTGGCTGAGCGGAGGCAGTGACCCGCGCCAGCTGCTCCTCGTCGCAGCGCTGGCCCTCACGGACATTCACCAGGGACAGCACACCGCGCAGCACCGGAAAACGCTGGCCAGGGCGCTTGAATGTACGGCCTCGGCATCCGACGACCGCAGTACGGTCCTGGCGACGGCGGCGCTGCTCAGCGTGGCAGAGGGGGACTACGACGAAGCGGTTGGGCTGGCGCGGCAGGCCGTGAAGTTCGAACGCAGGCGCCCGCGCCGTCATGAACCTCGGCTCGCCCGCGCCGTGCTCGCACTCAGCATCGTCAGAACGACACGGGGCGACCAGGGAGCCAGGACCGATCTTGAGGAGTGCCTGGAGATCAGTACCGGGCTTGGCGATTCGGTCACAACGGCATTCTGCATGAGCCTGCTTGCGTGGCTGTCCATGCTGGATGGAGACGGGGCCCAGGCGGCGTGGCTCGTCGATGAGGCCCTCCCCGCCTTGAGAGCCGGAGCGGGCCCGGCTCCGCTGCGAGCGGCTCTCTGCATTGCGGGCATCCTTGCCTTGGACCGGCACGACCTCGCGGGAGCGGAGGCGTACTTCACGGAGTCGCTGCATGGAATGCACCACTCGGATGGAGCGGGCCTTGCACTGTGGGGTCTGGCCATGACCGCGGTCCGCGGCCGGCGGTTCGAGCGGGGACTTCGTCTGTGCGCGGCAGTCGAAAGGCCAGGTGTGTTCGCGCGTCCCGCGTGGCATCCCTGGTTTCAGGCGAGGCTGGAGGAGGCGATGGCCACGGCACTGAACGCGTTGCCGAAGGCCAGGGCCGCGGGGGCACTCGCTGTGGGACGCGAGATGGGACCGCGGCAGATCGTGGACTATGCCGTGAAGGGAAGGCTGGGCGTTCCCAGCGGGGTACAGAGCACTGAGCGTGGTACACACGGTATGGCCGGGAGCGACGATCCTCTCAGCCCGCGTGAGTGGGAAGTGATCGCCCTCGTGACCATGGGACTTACCAACCGCCAGGTAGCAGCGCGGATGCATCTGTCGGTGCGTACCGTCGAGGCTCATATCCGTAACATCCGTATGGCACTCGACCTTCGTTCCCGTACCCATGTCGCGGCGTGGGGTTCCCGGCGGGCGAACGCGATCCCGCGTGAGGCGCCCTCACTGAGCGAGACGGCCTGA
- a CDS encoding cytochrome P450, protein MSNERTLPHMLRADLGPVSELQQAQADATLLSAVSPDGSPLRVVTRFEQAQAVLADPGRFSSRAATRFLGGDRGDDRAANAGNLLVLDPPEHSRLRRMCAREFTARHVAALRPRVAAIVERCLDGIEDQDAELDLITGFARPIPALVICELLGVPEEDRDEFQEVAARRIDANRSLQARVQAAQEAADYMGKLVARVRTAPRDNLLGRLVREHGDTITDPELAGLANLLLIAGHQTTADMLGLSALILLREPQRAARLRDDQDAVAPAVEELLRLLSTVSVSTPRRVTEATSIGDERLEVGETVAVSLCAANRDPGRFVDPGTFDPDRAPRPHLAFGHGPHYCLGAPLARLELATALPALLRRFPGLALADRPLDPSPPGPFFGLASLWVRR, encoded by the coding sequence ATGAGCAACGAGCGGACTCTGCCCCACATGCTCCGAGCGGATCTCGGCCCGGTGAGCGAGCTGCAGCAGGCTCAGGCCGATGCCACGCTGCTCAGCGCCGTCTCTCCTGACGGCTCACCGTTGCGGGTGGTGACCAGGTTCGAGCAGGCGCAAGCCGTCCTCGCGGACCCCGGCCGGTTCTCGAGCCGGGCCGCCACCCGGTTCCTCGGCGGCGACCGCGGTGACGATCGTGCCGCGAACGCCGGCAACCTGCTGGTGCTGGACCCGCCTGAGCACAGCCGGCTGCGGCGCATGTGCGCCCGTGAGTTCACCGCGCGGCACGTCGCAGCGCTGCGGCCACGGGTCGCCGCCATCGTCGAGCGGTGCCTGGACGGAATTGAGGACCAGGACGCCGAATTGGACCTGATCACCGGGTTTGCCCGGCCGATCCCGGCTTTGGTGATCTGCGAGTTGCTGGGAGTGCCGGAGGAGGACCGCGACGAGTTCCAGGAGGTGGCCGCCCGCCGGATCGACGCCAACCGGTCGTTGCAGGCGCGAGTCCAAGCGGCTCAAGAGGCCGCGGACTACATGGGGAAGCTGGTCGCCCGGGTCAGGACCGCACCACGTGACAACCTGCTGGGGCGGCTGGTGCGCGAGCACGGCGACACGATCACCGACCCCGAATTGGCCGGGCTGGCCAATCTCCTGCTGATCGCCGGGCACCAAACGACGGCTGACATGCTCGGCTTGAGCGCGCTGATTCTCCTTCGCGAGCCTCAAAGGGCCGCGCGTCTTCGTGACGACCAGGACGCCGTCGCGCCGGCTGTCGAGGAGTTGCTGCGCCTCCTGTCGACAGTATCCGTATCCACCCCGCGCCGGGTGACGGAGGCGACCAGTATCGGTGATGAGCGGCTGGAGGTGGGCGAAACGGTGGCAGTGTCGCTGTGCGCCGCGAACCGAGACCCCGGGCGGTTCGTGGACCCCGGCACGTTCGACCCGGACCGGGCGCCGCGTCCGCACCTCGCGTTCGGGCACGGCCCCCACTACTGCCTCGGTGCGCCGCTCGCCCGGCTCGAACTGGCCACGGCCTTGCCAGCGCTGCTGAGGCGGTTCCCCGGCCTCGCGCTCGCCGACCGGCCGCTCGACCCTTCGCCACCCGGCCCGTTCTTCGGCCTGGCCTCGCTGTGGGTGCGCCGGTAG
- the moaA gene encoding GTP 3',8-cyclase MoaA, whose amino-acid sequence MLTDTYGRVATDLRVSLTDRCNLRCTYCMPEEGLQWLAKPDLLTDDEIVRLIDIAVTSLGVKEVRFTGGEPLLRPGLVGIVERAAALEFRPRMSLTTNGIGLKRTAAALKAAGLDRVNVSLDTLRPDVFKTLTRRDRHKDVLEGLEAARAAELTPVKVNSVLMPGLNEDEAPDLLAWAVEHDYELRFIEQMPLDAQHGWKREGMVTAGDILAALRTRFDLTPEGTQERGSAPAERWIVDGGPHRVGVIASVTRPFCAACDRTRLTADGQIRTCLFATEETDLRAALRSGAPDEEIARIWRVAMWGKKAGSGLDTPSFLQPDRPMSAIGG is encoded by the coding sequence GTGCTTACCGACACCTACGGCCGAGTGGCCACCGACCTGAGGGTCTCGCTCACCGACCGCTGCAACCTGCGGTGCACGTACTGCATGCCGGAAGAGGGCCTGCAGTGGCTGGCCAAGCCCGACCTGCTCACCGACGACGAGATCGTCCGCCTGATCGACATCGCCGTCACCTCCCTCGGCGTCAAGGAGGTCCGCTTCACCGGCGGCGAGCCTCTCCTGCGTCCGGGCCTGGTCGGTATTGTCGAGCGGGCCGCCGCGCTGGAGTTCCGCCCTCGGATGTCCCTGACGACCAATGGCATCGGCCTCAAGCGCACGGCCGCGGCCCTGAAGGCCGCGGGCCTTGACCGGGTGAACGTCTCCCTGGACACCCTGCGCCCGGACGTCTTCAAGACGCTCACCCGCCGGGACCGCCACAAGGACGTCCTCGAAGGTCTTGAGGCCGCCCGCGCCGCGGAGTTGACCCCGGTCAAGGTCAACAGCGTCCTGATGCCCGGTCTGAACGAGGACGAGGCCCCGGACCTGCTGGCCTGGGCGGTGGAGCACGACTACGAACTGCGTTTCATCGAGCAGATGCCCCTGGACGCGCAACACGGCTGGAAGCGCGAGGGCATGGTCACCGCGGGGGACATCCTCGCCGCCCTGCGCACCCGCTTCGATCTGACCCCGGAGGGCACCCAGGAGCGCGGCTCGGCCCCCGCCGAGCGCTGGATCGTGGACGGCGGCCCGCATCGCGTCGGCGTCATCGCCTCGGTGACCCGCCCCTTCTGCGCCGCCTGCGACCGCACCCGCCTCACCGCAGACGGCCAGATACGCACCTGCCTGTTCGCGACAGAAGAGACGGACCTGCGTGCCGCCCTGCGCTCGGGTGCCCCGGACGAGGAGATCGCCCGCATCTGGCGTGTGGCCATGTGGGGCAAGAAGGCTGGCTCGGGCCTGGACACCCCCTCTTTTCTGCAGCCGGACCGCCCCATGTCGGCGATCGGTGGCTAG
- a CDS encoding transposase has translation MPLAPTRAPRCRPDQAIADKAYGFRSYLRKRGIGQTISEKTDQQRHLHNRGSRGGRPSMADRQVYRQRNIVERCFDQLKGFRGISTRYEKTATPYEAAVTLASFLIWARSV, from the coding sequence GTGCCCCTCGCCCCGACCCGGGCCCCCCGCTGCAGGCCTGACCAGGCCATCGCAGACAAGGCCTATGGCTTTCGCTCCTACCTGCGCAAACGCGGCATCGGGCAAACCATTTCAGAGAAGACCGACCAGCAGCGACACCTGCACAACCGCGGCAGCCGCGGCGGGCGGCCGTCGATGGCCGACCGGCAGGTCTACCGTCAACGCAACATCGTCGAACGCTGCTTTGACCAGCTCAAAGGCTTCCGCGGCATCTCCACCCGATACGAGAAGACCGCCACCCCCTACGAAGCGGCGGTCACCCTCGCGTCGTTCCTGATCTGGGCAAGATCCGTTTGA
- a CDS encoding transposase, with protein MIRRHELTDPEWELLAPLIPRAATGRLRVSDRQVSNGMVDKIRTGSSWPAGALRPLADRHTRFRRYALDGVFTRTLQQVQAHADAAGDIDWLVQIDSTIVRAHQHAAATGR; from the coding sequence TTGATACGCCGCCATGAACTCACCGATCCGGAGTGGGAGTTACTCGCTCCGCTGATACCGCGGGCTGCGACCGGCCGGCTGCGGGTGTCGGACCGGCAGGTCAGCAACGGGATGGTTGACAAGATCCGGACCGGGAGCTCGTGGCCTGCCGGAGCGCTACGGCCCCTGGCAGACCGTCACACCCGCTTCCGCCGTTACGCCCTGGACGGCGTGTTCACGAGAACTCTTCAGCAGGTCCAGGCTCATGCGGACGCGGCCGGCGACATCGACTGGCTCGTCCAGATCGACTCCACCATCGTCCGCGCGCACCAGCATGCCGCCGCCACAGGTCGATAG